In Mustela nigripes isolate SB6536 chromosome 2, MUSNIG.SB6536, whole genome shotgun sequence, a single window of DNA contains:
- the ATP6V1A gene encoding V-type proton ATPase catalytic subunit A, giving the protein MMDFSKLPKILDEDKESTFGYVHGVSGPVVTACDMAGAAMYELVRVGHSELVGEIIRLEGDMATIQVYEETSGVSVGDPVLRTGKPLSVELGPGIMGAIFDGIQRPLSDISSQTQSIYIPRGVNVSALNRDVKWDFTPCKNLRVGSHITGGDIYGIVNENSLIKHKIMLPPRNRGTVTYIAPPGNYDTSDVVLELEFEGVKEKFSMVQVWPVRQVRPVTEKLPANHPLLTGQRVLDALFPCVQGGTTAIPGAFGCGKTVISQSLSKYSNSDVIIYVGCGERGNEMSEVLRDFPELTMEVDGKVESIMKRTALVANTSNMPVAAREASIYTGITLSEYFRDMGYHVSMMADSTSRWAEALREISGRLAEMPADSGYPAYLGARLASFYERAGRVKCLGNPEREGSVSIVGAVSPPGGDFSDPVTSATLGIVQVFWGLDKKLAQRKHFPSVNWLISYSKYMRALDEYYDKHFTEFVPLRTKAKEILQEEEDLAEIVQLVGKASLAETDKITLEVAKLIKDDFLQQNGYTPYDRFCPFYKTVGMLSNMIAFYDMARRAVETTAQSDNKITWSIIREHMGEILYKLSSMKFKDPVKDGEAKIKADYAQLLEDMQNAFRSLED; this is encoded by the exons ATGATGGATTTCTCCAAGCTACCCAAAATACTTGATGAAGATAAAGAAAGCACGTTTGGTTATGTGCACGGGGTCTCAGGACCTG TGGTCACAGCCTGTGACATGGCAGGTGCGGCCATGTATGAGCTGGTGAGAGTGGGCCACAGTGAGCTGGTTGGAGAGATTATCCGATTGGAGGGTGACATGGCTACTATCCAGGTGTATGAAGAAACTT CTGGTGTATCTGTTGGAGATCCTGTACTCCGCACTGGTAAACCCCTCTCAGTAGAGCTTGGGCCTGGCATCATGGGAGCTATTTTTGATGGTATTCAGAGACCTTTGTCAGATATCAGCAGTCAGACTCAAAGTATCTACATTCCCAGAGGAGTAAATGTGTCTGCTCTCAACAGAGATGTCAAATGGGATTTTACACCTTGCAAAAACCTACGG GTTGGTAGTCACATCACTGGTGGAGATATTTATGGAATTGTCAATGAGAACTCACTCATCAAACACAAAATCATGTTACCCCCACGAAACAGAGGAACTGTAACTTACATTGCTCCACCTGGAAATTACGATACCTCA GATGTTGTCTTGGAGCTTGAATTTGAAGGCGTAAAGGAAAAGTTTAGCATGGTACAAGTATGGCCTGTACGTCAAGTTCGGCCAGTCACTGAGAAGCTGCCAGCTAATCATCCCTTGTTGACTGGCCAAAGGGTTCTTGATGCCCTTTTTCC ATGTGTACAGGGAGGAACTACTGCAATCCCGGGGGCTTTTGGCTGCGGGAAGACAGTGATATCACAGTCCCTATCCAAGTATTCCAACAGTGATGTGATCATCTATGTAGGATGTGGTGAACGAGGAAATGAGATGTCTGAAGTCCTCCGCGACTTTCCAGAG CTCACAATGGAAGTTGATGGTAAGGTGGAATCAATTATGAAGAGGACAGCTTTGGTAGCCAATACCTCCAATATGCCTGTTGCTGCTAGAGAAGCTTCTATTTATACTG GAATTACGCTGTCAGAATATTTCCGTGACATGGGTTATCACGTCAGTATGATGGCTGACTCTACCTCTAGATGGGCAGAGGCCCTTAGAGAAATCTCGGGCCGCTTAGCTGAAATGCCTGCAG aTAGTGGATATCCTGCATATCTTGGTGCCCGTCTGGCCTCTTTCTATGAGCGAGCCGGCAGGGTGAAATGTCTGGGAAATCCTGAAAGGGAAGGAAGTGTCAGCATTGTAGGAGC GGTTTCTCCGCCTGGTGGTGATTTTTCTGATCCAGTTACATCTGCTACTCTTGGTATTGTTCAG gtaTTCTGGGGCTTAGATAAGAAACTAGCTCAACGTAAGCATTTCCCCTCTGTCAACTGGTTAATCAGCTACAGCAAGTACATGCGTGCCTTGGACGAGTACTATGACAAACACTTCACAGAATTTGTTCCTCTGAGGACTAAAGCTAAGGAGATTCTGCAGGAGGAAGAAGACCTGGCAGAAATTGTACAGCTTGTGGGAAAG gctTCTCTAGCCGAAACAGATAAAATCACTCTGGAGGTAGCAAAACTTATCAAAGATGATTTCTTACAACAAAATGGATATACTCCTTATGACAG GTTCTGCCCATTCTACAAGACAGTCGGGATGCTGTCCAACATGATCGCATTTTATGATATGGCCCGTAGAGCTGTTGAGACCACTGCACAGAGTGACAATAAAATCACGTGGTCCATTATCCGTGAGCACATGGGAGAGATCCTCTATAAACTTTCCTCCATGAAATTCAAG